The Kineothrix sp. MB12-C1 genome includes a window with the following:
- a CDS encoding thiamine diphosphokinase has protein sequence MGNGRCIIIGAGDFTLSEIEKKKEDLCIAVDGGYLYCKLLAIEPDFLIGDMDSIDESMKEEIEEIKSRNPGKVIELNTEKDDTDALAAIKLGIEKGYETFLIYGAMGGRLEHTIANIQCLSYLKNNGKKGYMMDANVMVTVIKDESVKFAKSMDGYLSLFALGKEAKGVTIKGMKYLLDQITVTNDYPIGISNEFIGEEGEITVEEGMLLLIVTWNEEEQEA, from the coding sequence TTGGGAAACGGAAGATGCATTATAATCGGAGCGGGAGATTTTACCCTATCTGAGATAGAAAAAAAGAAAGAAGATTTATGCATTGCGGTGGATGGAGGGTATCTGTATTGTAAGTTACTTGCTATAGAACCGGATTTTCTGATTGGAGATATGGATTCTATCGATGAGAGTATGAAAGAGGAAATTGAAGAAATAAAAAGCAGGAATCCGGGAAAAGTTATTGAGTTAAATACTGAAAAGGATGATACGGATGCTTTGGCCGCCATTAAACTAGGTATCGAAAAGGGATATGAGACCTTCTTAATTTATGGAGCGATGGGAGGACGGTTGGAGCATACTATCGCCAATATTCAATGCCTCAGTTATTTGAAGAACAATGGTAAAAAAGGCTATATGATGGATGCCAACGTAATGGTAACAGTGATAAAGGATGAATCTGTCAAGTTTGCGAAAAGTATGGATGGATATTTATCCTTGTTTGCTCTTGGAAAAGAGGCAAAAGGGGTAACTATTAAAGGGATGAAATATTTGCTGGATCAGATAACGGTAACCAATGATTATCCCATCGGTATTAGTAATGAATTTATAGGAGAAGAAGGAGAGATAACAGTAGAAGAGGGAATGCTCTTACTGATTGTCACTTGGAATGAAGAAGAGCAGGAGGCCTGA
- a CDS encoding tetratricopeptide repeat protein codes for MRRAETNTGKERRTMQGLSVNEKRARRKKARHRIVMMQRVFLFLCVLAVIGGGAAIIWNLPVIRLNRELKAGEGYTQEEAYGEAIDSYENALKIDSTSVKAYRYMAKAYFDLEDNMHAKQVLLEGWENTQDEGLLQYYCTAILNEAVAEINAGQCTLETAQKILGVLKRDSNSADALPLMHTVYERITSKLREDESKTFFLEEREEAEFGTFNSYIQIMKELIELYAQNPSEEIKTVISQFAMVDVPEFHINREHLKEYKSILDQVNSFIETDSRSNLILCLEKEAEVQAIFADLFLAFDAGNLEAAKEFIISDTYTGIRDSFINGTMEYWTGATYIPVSREYVILRQENGAWAFEYPDFKANENTAGIITVWGAQMKDDGVQRSAIAYEPAKESESYYPHTEYVISYMYSNVQKKNAFEAEMNYHLETRSFTEVGMTTIMIGDWGGPYQWQKTY; via the coding sequence ATGAGACGGGCAGAAACTAATACAGGAAAAGAAAGAAGAACTATGCAAGGGCTTTCGGTGAATGAGAAAAGGGCAAGACGAAAAAAAGCAAGACATCGAATTGTCATGATGCAGCGAGTGTTCTTATTTCTTTGTGTATTGGCTGTTATTGGTGGTGGTGCCGCTATTATTTGGAATTTGCCGGTTATTCGCCTGAATAGGGAGTTAAAAGCGGGAGAAGGGTATACTCAGGAGGAAGCATATGGGGAAGCTATTGATTCCTATGAAAATGCGTTGAAAATAGATTCCACTTCTGTAAAAGCTTATCGTTATATGGCTAAGGCCTACTTTGATCTTGAAGATAATATGCATGCGAAGCAAGTGCTTCTGGAAGGATGGGAAAACACTCAGGATGAAGGTCTTTTGCAATATTATTGTACTGCTATTTTAAATGAGGCGGTGGCAGAAATTAACGCCGGACAGTGTACGCTTGAAACAGCCCAGAAGATTCTGGGGGTATTGAAGCGGGATAGTAACAGTGCGGATGCGCTTCCATTGATGCACACGGTATATGAACGTATTACGAGTAAATTGAGAGAGGACGAAAGTAAAACCTTCTTTTTAGAGGAACGGGAAGAGGCTGAATTCGGTACTTTTAATTCTTATATACAGATAATGAAGGAACTTATTGAACTTTATGCGCAGAATCCTTCGGAAGAAATAAAAACGGTTATTTCCCAATTTGCCATGGTTGATGTTCCGGAGTTCCATATAAATAGGGAACACTTAAAAGAATATAAATCGATTCTGGACCAGGTGAACTCCTTCATAGAGACAGATAGCCGGAGTAATTTAATTCTCTGTTTGGAGAAAGAGGCGGAGGTTCAAGCTATTTTTGCAGATCTGTTCCTTGCGTTCGATGCGGGGAATCTGGAAGCGGCGAAAGAATTTATCATTTCCGATACTTATACCGGAATCCGTGATTCCTTTATCAACGGTACGATGGAATATTGGACAGGTGCAACCTATATTCCGGTTAGTAGAGAGTACGTTATTTTGAGACAGGAAAATGGTGCGTGGGCGTTTGAATATCCGGATTTTAAGGCGAATGAAAATACAGCCGGTATCATTACGGTATGGGGAGCTCAGATGAAAGATGACGGTGTACAACGCTCTGCAATTGCTTACGAGCCGGCAAAGGAATCGGAAAGTTATTATCCCCATACGGAATATGTGATCAGCTATATGTATAGCAATGTGCAGAAGAAGAATGCCTTTGAGGCAGAGATGAACTATCATTTGGAGACAAGAAGCTTTACAGAGGTTGGAATGACGACGATTATGATAGGCGATTGGGGTGGGCCTTATCAATGGCAGAAAACATATTAA
- a CDS encoding M48 family metallopeptidase: protein MKRTILLTDKKNHTITAEYEIFRSKRKTYSLSLNDSGILRVRIPIHVTDYEVEQILLQKQFWITDRIAEFMKQQNNRPKNHFTPEQQLALEKRYRQAAREWIPSRVTYYMNAYPYILPARNMKITIRDQKTRWGSCSSKGSLSFNWRLMLAPPGILDYVIVHELCHLIHMNHSQEFWKCVGDILPDYKERRKWLKDHGNELTLS, encoded by the coding sequence ATGAAGCGAACAATCTTATTAACGGACAAAAAAAATCATACGATAACTGCCGAATATGAAATCTTTCGCAGCAAAAGGAAAACATACTCTCTTTCCTTAAATGACAGCGGGATTTTACGGGTGCGTATCCCTATTCATGTAACTGATTATGAAGTGGAGCAAATTCTTCTCCAAAAGCAGTTTTGGATCACCGATAGAATTGCCGAATTTATGAAACAACAAAACAACCGGCCAAAGAATCACTTCACTCCAGAGCAACAGCTTGCCCTCGAAAAGCGTTATCGTCAGGCTGCCAGAGAATGGATTCCAAGCCGGGTCACCTATTATATGAATGCTTATCCCTATATTCTTCCTGCGCGGAATATGAAAATTACCATTCGAGACCAGAAAACACGCTGGGGGAGCTGTAGCAGTAAGGGGTCTCTATCCTTTAACTGGCGGCTCATGTTGGCACCACCCGGCATTCTCGATTATGTTATCGTACACGAACTCTGCCATCTTATACATATGAATCATTCTCAAGAATTCTGGAAATGTGTCGGAGATATTCTTCCCGACTATAAAGAACGCAGAAAATGGTTGAAAGACCATGGAAACGAATTAACGCTGTCCTAA
- a CDS encoding DEAD/DEAH box helicase: MSSTENQVSYKESAIDERIIRAVEEMGFEYMTPIQEQAIPVMLMGKDIIGQAQTGTGKTAAFGIPLIQSIDMNNKALQAIVLCPTRELAIQAAEEMRRFAKYMHGVKVLPVYGGQDISRQIRALSSGTQIVVGTPGRVMDHMRRHTIKTSQVKMIVLDEADEMLNMGFREDIETILKDMPKERQTALFSATMPKPILDITREYQNADAEYVKTTPKEMTIPLIKQAYYQIQRKDKEEVLCRLMDYYHPKRSLIFCNTKRMVDELTEHLKDRGYAAEGLHGDLSQHQRDTVMNLFRSGRTDILIATDVAARGIDVDDVEAVFNYDVPDDIEYYVHRIGRTGRAGRTGRSFTLVVGRESFKLREIERICHTKIKEKTIPSAADITSVKAQKVLNEALDVMQNKKMDKTVAFLEEKLAEGEYSALELAAAFMKMKMGDDIKDIKIEKYSSKERGFSGRKGSGFGVRKGGDNRRRNDGRRNGEGIKDKGFSDRRRSDKGNSKKPLDQKGDKVKRNRKDRETPEIFKGREKSRREAI, from the coding sequence ATGAGTAGTACAGAAAATCAAGTTAGTTATAAGGAATCGGCAATTGATGAAAGAATCATCCGTGCGGTAGAAGAAATGGGATTTGAATATATGACGCCTATCCAGGAACAGGCAATCCCCGTTATGTTAATGGGCAAGGATATCATTGGCCAGGCACAGACAGGAACTGGTAAAACGGCAGCTTTCGGAATTCCCTTAATTCAAAGCATTGATATGAATAATAAAGCATTACAGGCAATTGTACTTTGTCCCACACGTGAACTTGCAATCCAGGCAGCGGAGGAAATGAGACGTTTTGCTAAGTATATGCATGGAGTGAAGGTACTTCCCGTATACGGAGGACAGGATATTTCCAGACAGATCAGAGCTCTTAGCAGTGGAACTCAGATTGTAGTAGGAACACCCGGAAGAGTGATGGATCATATGCGACGTCACACGATTAAGACGAGTCAGGTAAAGATGATTGTTCTTGATGAGGCAGATGAAATGTTGAACATGGGATTCCGTGAGGATATCGAGACGATTCTCAAGGATATGCCTAAGGAGCGTCAGACCGCTCTTTTCTCTGCGACCATGCCAAAGCCTATTCTCGATATTACGAGAGAATATCAGAATGCGGATGCAGAATATGTGAAGACAACACCGAAGGAAATGACCATTCCTCTTATCAAACAGGCATATTATCAAATACAGCGTAAAGATAAAGAAGAAGTACTTTGCCGCCTTATGGATTATTATCATCCGAAGCGCTCTCTTATTTTCTGTAATACGAAACGAATGGTAGATGAATTAACAGAGCATTTGAAAGATAGAGGCTATGCAGCAGAAGGACTTCACGGAGATTTAAGCCAACACCAGCGAGATACTGTAATGAATCTTTTCAGAAGCGGCAGAACTGATATCTTAATAGCTACAGACGTAGCAGCCAGAGGAATCGATGTAGATGATGTTGAGGCTGTATTCAATTACGATGTGCCGGATGATATCGAATACTATGTTCATAGAATCGGACGTACAGGACGTGCGGGCAGAACAGGCCGTTCCTTTACATTAGTTGTTGGCAGGGAATCGTTTAAACTACGTGAAATCGAAAGAATATGCCATACTAAAATTAAAGAAAAAACAATTCCTTCTGCAGCGGATATTACTTCTGTAAAAGCACAGAAAGTGCTGAATGAAGCACTGGACGTGATGCAGAATAAAAAAATGGATAAAACCGTCGCATTTTTGGAAGAGAAACTTGCTGAGGGCGAGTATAGTGCGTTAGAATTAGCAGCAGCTTTTATGAAAATGAAGATGGGTGATGATATTAAGGATATTAAAATCGAGAAATACAGCTCAAAAGAGCGTGGTTTTTCCGGCAGGAAAGGTTCTGGATTCGGCGTTCGCAAAGGCGGCGACAACAGACGCAGGAATGACGGAAGAAGAAACGGAGAAGGAATCAAAGATAAAGGTTTTTCTGATAGACGCCGCTCAGATAAGGGCAACAGTAAAAAGCCACTGGACCAAAAAGGCGATAAGGTAAAGAGAAATCGCAAGGATAGAGAGACTCCTGAGATTTTCAAAGGAAGAGAAAAAAGCAGAAGAGAAGCTATTTAA